The Petrocella atlantisensis genome has a window encoding:
- a CDS encoding methyl-accepting chemotaxis protein: MGQQKVKKVFLQDVKVGKKIGVGYAILTTVILVVALGSMININRISHQSHLLETVAYAQESVLSAQIEQANYENDGLEETADKVRNFLDLSLEIARTPALASEYANSMAAYEDQIGNLRSEFEGYVELEKAKNNQEMIRIAIENEVVSDIKRAMDVAQVNVLYGNDQNAVVESFKNYNRLQTALDSFMEVQLSATKFSKTESETYAEVLRNNFGKTRYFLEESLKESTSKGVTESLEDAMKSLDKYEKAFDNFDKLLLKQRQQFMNMSAASKASIDQVKVIEETVEKRIIQVERHSDIIAVISLVLGVLLSIGIALKLTVGITRPLKIILDQMEVISEYDLSQSMDASILSRQDEMGALARRSEGTRLELMKIIKEISKASVGVSLASDELSQSGEHAAATGQEIAATIEDIANGASEQASAISEGVHEINRLAKLIEEDQRQVDSLNEAAGHVEQLKEDGMDIVRSLVTETQISNDATASAQDIVRATSDSAMKIQKASSMIRDIADQTNLLALNAAIEAARAGAAGKGFAVVADEIRKLAEQSTRFTKEIGMDIKELIDKASKAVETMEMAREAVRKQEEDVNRTNAKFNGIAEAIGIMRDNIGLINDSGVEMSGQMVAINNLILSLSAISEQNAAGAQQSSASIVEQTKLLDAMSASSSDLAKLANKMEANVSVFRTESDEAMHLEESLLEDAVVETHDSVMNHVLHIQQDIEASKEAIYEEGLPPIG, translated from the coding sequence ATGGGTCAACAGAAAGTAAAAAAAGTTTTTCTGCAGGATGTAAAAGTAGGGAAAAAAATCGGTGTAGGTTATGCCATCTTGACAACGGTCATATTGGTTGTAGCCCTTGGATCCATGATTAATATTAATAGAATCAGTCATCAGAGTCATTTATTAGAAACCGTTGCCTATGCACAGGAAAGTGTTCTTAGTGCACAGATTGAACAAGCGAATTATGAAAATGACGGACTAGAGGAAACCGCTGACAAGGTCAGAAACTTCCTGGATTTATCTCTTGAGATCGCAAGAACGCCTGCTTTGGCATCAGAGTACGCAAATAGTATGGCTGCTTATGAGGATCAGATTGGCAACTTAAGAAGCGAATTTGAAGGGTATGTTGAACTTGAGAAAGCAAAGAACAATCAGGAAATGATACGGATTGCAATAGAAAACGAAGTTGTATCGGACATCAAGCGCGCCATGGATGTGGCCCAGGTGAACGTCCTATACGGCAATGATCAAAATGCTGTCGTTGAATCTTTCAAGAATTACAACAGACTCCAAACTGCTCTAGATAGCTTCATGGAAGTTCAGCTGTCGGCAACCAAGTTTTCAAAAACGGAATCTGAGACTTATGCAGAGGTACTTAGAAATAATTTTGGTAAGACAAGGTATTTTCTAGAAGAATCATTAAAAGAATCCACATCAAAAGGTGTAACTGAGAGTCTTGAAGATGCAATGAAAAGTCTGGACAAATACGAGAAGGCTTTTGATAACTTCGACAAGTTGTTACTTAAACAACGTCAGCAGTTCATGAATATGAGTGCAGCATCAAAGGCTTCCATAGATCAAGTAAAAGTCATTGAGGAAACCGTTGAAAAAAGAATTATTCAAGTGGAACGTCACTCTGATATAATTGCTGTCATTTCATTGGTTCTTGGCGTATTGTTAAGTATCGGCATTGCACTTAAGCTGACTGTAGGCATTACAAGACCACTGAAAATTATTTTGGATCAAATGGAAGTTATTTCCGAATATGACCTATCTCAGTCTATGGATGCCTCTATCTTATCTAGGCAAGATGAGATGGGTGCATTGGCAAGACGAAGTGAGGGTACTAGGCTTGAACTCATGAAGATTATCAAAGAGATATCAAAAGCATCTGTTGGTGTATCTTTGGCTTCAGATGAATTATCCCAGAGCGGTGAGCATGCTGCAGCAACAGGCCAGGAGATTGCTGCGACCATTGAAGATATTGCAAATGGTGCTTCCGAACAAGCCAGCGCCATTTCAGAAGGTGTCCATGAAATCAACCGGCTTGCTAAGCTCATTGAAGAGGATCAACGTCAAGTGGATAGCCTCAATGAAGCAGCTGGGCATGTTGAACAGCTCAAAGAAGATGGTATGGATATCGTTCGAAGTCTTGTAACTGAGACCCAGATCAGTAACGATGCGACGGCCTCTGCACAAGACATTGTCAGGGCAACCAGTGACAGTGCCATGAAGATTCAAAAAGCCAGTTCCATGATTCGTGATATTGCCGATCAAACAAATCTCCTAGCCTTAAACGCTGCCATTGAAGCTGCCAGAGCAGGTGCTGCTGGTAAAGGATTTGCTGTTGTAGCCGATGAAATCAGAAAATTGGCTGAGCAATCTACAAGATTCACTAAGGAAATCGGTATGGATATCAAAGAACTTATAGATAAAGCTTCAAAAGCTGTAGAAACCATGGAGATGGCAAGAGAAGCTGTACGCAAACAAGAAGAAGATGTTAACCGAACCAATGCAAAATTCAATGGTATCGCAGAAGCTATTGGCATCATGAGGGATAATATTGGGCTCATCAATGACTCCGGTGTCGAGATGTCCGGTCAGATGGTAGCCATCAACAACCTTATACTGTCACTATCCGCTATCTCAGAACAAAATGCAGCCGGTGCCCAGCAGTCTTCCGCATCCATCGTGGAACAGACCAAGCTTCTTGACGCCATGTCAGCTTCGAGTTCGGATCTAGCAAAACTAGCGAACAAGATGGAGGCAAATGTCTCAGTCTTTAGGACCGAATCCGACGAAGCCATGCACCTTGAAGAAAGCCTTCTTGAAGATGCCGTTGTTGAAACCCATGACTCGGTCATGAACCATGTTCTTCATATCCAACAAGACATAGAAGCATCTAAGGAAGCTATCTATGAAGAAGGGTTGCCACCCATTGGGTAA
- a CDS encoding DUF1002 domain-containing protein, with the protein MLRKIYGIIVLVALFMVLLEVPALAVEPGEERVTLGANLTEEQITQMYTDFDVERGEVTEISVTIEEERAYLSGLVPDERIGSSSISSIYIKTLEEDSGINVTTNNINWCTEDIYRNALMTAGIENASVMVSAPFKVSGTAALTGIYKAYEDITGTSLDQTAKEVATEELVTTSELAETIGSDDATMLMNELKKILDETKDMTDDELRAVILSLADAQNIELTEENIQQIINLSRTLEKLDISEWGDKLSQLAETMDNAKEAGKGITSFLNGLEDFFAGVSDFFANIFGGIEKIFGS; encoded by the coding sequence ATGTTAAGAAAGATATATGGCATTATAGTATTAGTTGCATTATTTATGGTATTGCTTGAAGTACCCGCATTAGCGGTTGAGCCAGGGGAAGAACGGGTTACCTTGGGTGCAAATCTGACAGAAGAACAAATCACTCAAATGTATACGGATTTTGATGTTGAGCGCGGTGAAGTAACAGAAATAAGTGTCACTATTGAGGAGGAAAGAGCATACCTTTCTGGGCTTGTGCCGGATGAAAGAATTGGTTCATCTTCCATATCAAGTATTTATATAAAAACCCTCGAAGAAGATTCAGGAATTAATGTTACAACAAATAACATTAATTGGTGTACAGAAGACATTTATAGAAACGCACTTATGACTGCAGGTATAGAAAATGCAAGTGTGATGGTATCTGCACCTTTTAAGGTTTCAGGTACTGCGGCGCTGACCGGTATCTACAAAGCCTATGAGGATATCACGGGTACTTCTCTGGATCAAACGGCAAAAGAAGTTGCTACTGAAGAGTTGGTGACCACAAGCGAGCTTGCAGAAACAATAGGTAGTGATGATGCGACAATGCTTATGAACGAGTTGAAGAAAATACTGGATGAGACAAAGGACATGACAGACGATGAACTAAGAGCGGTGATCCTTAGTTTGGCAGATGCACAAAATATTGAGTTGACCGAAGAAAATATCCAACAAATTATAAATCTCAGCAGAACACTTGAAAAGCTGGATATTTCTGAGTGGGGCGATAAATTATCCCAATTAGCAGAGACGATGGATAATGCCAAAGAAGCCGGGAAAGGTATTACATCCTTTTTAAATGGCTTAGAAGATTTCTTTGCTGGCGTTAGTGATTTTTTCGCTAATATATTTGGTGGTATTGAAAAGATTTTTGGTAGCTAA
- a CDS encoding sulfate/molybdate ABC transporter ATP-binding protein, giving the protein MLEVSLKKTLGKFTLQSSFTADKGVLGILGASGCGKSMTLKCISGLQTPDSGSIRLNGTLLYDSESKVNIPSRERNIGYVFQNYALFPHLTVKQNIAYGMKHFEKSLRAQKVTHMIEKMQLKGLEHHYPSQLSGGQQQRTALARTLITEPDLLFLDEPFSALDSHIKYLLEKELMKIIKENFNGIVLLVTHNIEEAYRICDQIMIMDQGQNLQLGPKEDIISKPINLTTARITGCKNILDVSILEEHKDYLLLKSKNLIYKATKHQIPLSDSMLAGIRAHHLRLYSDISHKENVFDCEIMDKIEGVFSTTIIVNCEGNVLQLDIAKASCPHISESNNKIKLHIPMKHVFLMENDV; this is encoded by the coding sequence ATGCTTGAAGTATCTTTAAAAAAGACCTTAGGAAAATTCACGCTCCAATCTTCCTTTACCGCCGATAAAGGCGTACTAGGTATACTTGGTGCATCCGGTTGTGGCAAAAGCATGACCTTAAAATGCATCTCCGGACTTCAAACACCAGATAGCGGCAGTATTCGACTTAACGGCACATTATTGTACGACTCCGAATCAAAAGTTAATATACCCTCACGTGAACGCAACATAGGTTATGTTTTTCAAAACTATGCCTTGTTCCCTCATCTGACAGTAAAGCAAAATATTGCCTATGGTATGAAGCACTTTGAAAAAAGTCTACGTGCTCAGAAAGTCACCCATATGATTGAAAAGATGCAGCTAAAGGGTCTTGAGCACCACTATCCCTCTCAACTATCCGGCGGACAACAACAAAGAACGGCTCTTGCAAGAACACTCATTACAGAACCGGATTTGCTATTCTTAGATGAGCCCTTTTCGGCTCTTGATAGTCATATTAAATACTTATTGGAAAAAGAATTGATGAAAATAATCAAAGAGAATTTCAATGGTATTGTATTGCTTGTCACTCATAACATTGAAGAAGCTTATCGCATCTGTGACCAGATCATGATCATGGATCAAGGTCAGAATCTTCAACTCGGTCCAAAAGAAGACATCATTAGCAAACCCATTAACTTGACCACAGCCAGAATAACCGGGTGCAAGAATATACTGGACGTGTCCATCTTAGAAGAGCATAAAGACTACCTTCTACTCAAGTCCAAAAACCTCATTTATAAAGCCACTAAGCATCAAATACCCTTATCTGACTCTATGCTTGCCGGTATCCGTGCCCACCACCTTAGGCTCTATTCTGACATTTCTCATAAGGAGAATGTATTTGATTGTGAGATTATGGATAAAATAGAAGGGGTATTCTCAACGACGATTATTGTTAATTGTGAGGGCAATGTGCTTCAACTGGATATAGCTAAAGCCTCATGCCCTCACATATCAGAATCCAACAACAAGATAAAACTGCACATACCTATGAAGCATGTTTTCTTGATGGAAAATGATGTATAA
- the modB gene encoding molybdate ABC transporter permease subunit, which produces MNNINLFPLYLSFRVAFTATMISFLFGLPIAYFLSKGHGKAVDFVDTLTNLPVVLPPTVLGYYLLVLLGRQSPLGAFLEDHFNARIVFTPTGAIIASTVVAIPYFIKASKTAFLEINEDYLNAARLLGRGELNIFITVVMPIAWRGIVAGLTMSFVRALGDFGTTLMVSGSIPNKTMTMPIAIYDALQAGNKEMANLLVLIMTSIAIIVLFTINQLERKMKKG; this is translated from the coding sequence ATGAATAATATTAATCTTTTTCCACTATACTTGTCTTTTCGAGTCGCTTTTACTGCAACGATGATCAGCTTCTTATTCGGACTTCCTATTGCCTATTTTTTAAGTAAGGGTCATGGAAAAGCCGTAGATTTTGTGGATACGTTAACCAATCTACCCGTTGTATTGCCGCCTACAGTGCTTGGGTATTATTTACTCGTTCTACTCGGGAGGCAATCACCTCTTGGTGCTTTTTTAGAGGACCATTTTAACGCTAGGATTGTTTTTACACCAACCGGTGCCATCATCGCATCAACCGTTGTTGCAATTCCTTACTTTATCAAAGCCTCAAAAACAGCCTTTCTTGAGATTAACGAGGACTATCTGAATGCTGCCAGACTCCTTGGTCGAGGTGAATTGAATATCTTCATTACCGTTGTTATGCCCATCGCATGGCGTGGTATCGTGGCAGGTCTAACAATGTCTTTTGTCCGAGCACTCGGCGATTTTGGAACCACCTTAATGGTATCAGGTAGCATTCCTAATAAGACAATGACCATGCCCATCGCTATTTATGATGCCTTACAAGCCGGCAACAAAGAAATGGCCAACTTGCTTGTCCTTATTATGACCAGCATTGCCATTATTGTCTTGTTTACAATCAACCAACTTGAGAGAAAGATGAAGAAGGGGTGA
- the modA gene encoding molybdate ABC transporter substrate-binding protein — protein sequence MKNKLILLFLILTSLSLAGCNTKENIASTIDLSRESADSMSQEKSGLTVAAASSLTEAFTEIGTAFETLNNCHITFSFASTATLSEQITNGAPFDVFAAANESAITGLDAKDLILSETRQICAIGRIGIATYKGRGIQATTMDDLRDSNIKIIAIASPEHAPYGLAAKQAIETAGLWETLEPKIVFGKNIAETLSYLTTGNADVAIIALSQKDEATLNYSMIDSDMHAPLTQAMAVLSDTDNEELARAFVAFVNGPEGKEIMQKYGFVTPGE from the coding sequence ATGAAAAATAAACTAATCTTGCTATTCTTAATTTTAACCAGTTTAAGCCTAGCTGGCTGTAACACCAAAGAGAATATTGCCTCTACCATAGACCTATCTCGTGAATCAGCCGATTCCATGTCTCAAGAAAAAAGTGGATTGACCGTTGCTGCAGCTTCATCACTAACAGAGGCTTTTACTGAAATAGGCACAGCCTTTGAAACTTTAAACAACTGTCATATTACCTTTTCTTTTGCCTCAACCGCCACCTTAAGTGAACAAATTACCAATGGTGCACCTTTTGATGTCTTTGCCGCTGCAAATGAAAGTGCCATTACAGGCCTTGATGCAAAAGATCTGATTCTTTCAGAAACAAGACAGATTTGCGCCATAGGTCGTATCGGCATTGCAACCTATAAAGGCCGTGGGATTCAAGCAACAACTATGGATGATCTTAGGGATTCAAATATCAAAATTATAGCCATCGCAAGTCCTGAGCATGCACCCTATGGATTAGCAGCAAAACAAGCCATTGAAACCGCAGGATTATGGGAGACGCTCGAGCCCAAAATCGTTTTTGGTAAAAACATTGCAGAAACACTTTCCTACCTAACGACCGGCAATGCAGATGTCGCTATTATTGCACTCTCACAAAAGGATGAAGCGACACTTAATTATAGTATGATTGATTCCGATATGCATGCACCTTTAACCCAAGCCATGGCAGTATTAAGTGATACCGATAATGAAGAACTGGCAAGAGCCTTTGTAGCATTTGTGAATGGTCCCGAAGGCAAAGAAATAATGCAAAAATATGGTTTCGTAACACCTGGGGAGTAA
- a CDS encoding DEAD/DEAH box helicase: protein MRDTIKNEFSKMYGIGDDIGRALDVLGYNQPLAVQDRVMPHILEGKDLIVQSQTGSGKTAAFGIPIAEKLEMDENLPQVLVLTPTRELAVQVCEEIASIGRYKKIRCLPIYGKQPIHIQLRQLKQRVHVVVGTPGRLGDLIKRKHLVLEQIKYLVIDEADEMLKRGFLEDVEAIIKRIPKERTTLLFSATMPPEIEFICSEHMMNPLRIEMASTQAPIDQIKQVWYEVSDDWKFMLLTKLMEELKPRSCLIFCNTRIKADQLVQKLIKGKYDCMALHGGMAQKDRLRAISTFKDGEVTYLIATDLAARGIHVDSLDLVVNYNVPMDNENYVHRIGRTGRVGEEGRAITFVSTHDQRKWDEIQTFIGYKVPLEDEKILQQKAISKRTGASTKPKSKREKKDQLHKDITRLRINAGKKKKMRAGDVLGAISNLPGLTSEDIGIIDIQDSCTYVEIFNHKGQLVEEGLSKVKVKGRDVKIKKVK from the coding sequence ATGAGAGACACCATAAAAAATGAATTCAGTAAGATGTATGGAATTGGCGATGATATTGGCAGGGCATTAGATGTACTTGGTTATAATCAGCCTTTGGCCGTTCAAGATAGGGTTATGCCTCATATCCTTGAGGGAAAAGATCTAATTGTACAATCTCAGACAGGAAGTGGAAAGACAGCGGCTTTTGGTATTCCTATAGCAGAGAAGTTGGAGATGGATGAGAACCTACCACAGGTACTGGTGCTCACGCCTACAAGAGAGCTTGCGGTTCAAGTGTGTGAAGAGATTGCAAGTATTGGCAGATATAAGAAAATACGATGCCTGCCAATCTATGGTAAGCAACCGATACATATTCAACTTAGACAATTAAAACAACGTGTTCATGTAGTCGTCGGAACGCCAGGGCGCCTAGGTGATTTGATTAAGAGAAAGCATCTTGTGTTGGAACAAATTAAGTATTTAGTGATTGATGAAGCAGATGAAATGCTGAAACGAGGTTTTCTTGAAGATGTAGAGGCGATTATTAAGAGAATACCTAAGGAACGCACAACGCTTCTTTTTTCTGCTACTATGCCACCTGAGATAGAGTTCATATGCTCTGAACATATGATGAATCCTTTGCGTATTGAGATGGCATCGACGCAAGCACCCATTGATCAGATTAAACAAGTCTGGTATGAGGTATCAGATGATTGGAAATTCATGCTCTTGACAAAGTTGATGGAGGAACTAAAGCCTAGGAGTTGTTTGATTTTTTGTAACACAAGAATCAAAGCGGATCAATTGGTCCAGAAGCTGATTAAAGGTAAGTATGATTGTATGGCTCTTCATGGTGGTATGGCTCAAAAAGATCGACTAAGAGCAATCTCAACTTTTAAGGATGGAGAGGTCACATATTTGATAGCTACGGATTTGGCAGCTAGAGGGATTCACGTGGATAGCCTTGACCTAGTGGTAAACTATAATGTACCCATGGACAATGAAAATTATGTTCATAGAATAGGTCGAACAGGACGTGTTGGTGAAGAAGGCCGTGCCATTACATTTGTTTCTACACATGATCAAAGAAAGTGGGATGAAATACAAACTTTTATTGGGTATAAAGTTCCATTAGAAGATGAGAAGATATTACAACAAAAGGCAATTTCAAAGAGAACAGGAGCATCGACTAAGCCAAAGTCAAAAAGAGAAAAGAAAGATCAGCTTCATAAGGATATTACTAGGCTACGTATCAATGCCGGAAAGAAGAAAAAGATGCGCGCCGGTGATGTACTGGGCGCAATCAGTAATCTACCTGGGCTTACATCTGAAGATATCGGTATCATTGACATTCAAGACTCTTGTACCTATGTGGAGATTTTTAATCATAAAGGTCAATTGGTGGAAGAAGGACTAAGCAAGGTTAAAGTCAAGGGCAGGGACGTTAAGATTAAGAAAGTCAAGTAA
- a CDS encoding methyl-accepting chemotaxis protein, with protein sequence MKINLSKRIAIFVGSLVIIISMVLGVTAMSFSSSIVIETAEESMLEYSTEVAEHISSLIDTRLAILNELSLKESINTMQWEIQKVVLIKDIKRLGYQDMGVVLTDGTARFVLSGETVQLDDREYVQKALKGEANVSDVLISKITGEPIFIDAAPIRVDGEVIGILIGTRDGTSLSELTDQLGFGENGYAFIVGADSTMYAHPNREYVLEQRSAFKDIETDGELKAFGLALNELGIGNPGLANYELSGTRRITAMAPIPHTNWILGIGNYEEDFLSRTVELRNIIVIISGIVIIIGIASALIIGSFISKPIKYLSGYVDRLARYDLTNEGDQSIKKHAKRSDEIGVIAVSLTVMRDNFIELVKEILDTSGQVAATSEELTSTSQQVAVAADEVARAVEEMAVGATDQAKETEHGATSVNQLSGLIAQDLHFIKELNSAANQVNVLKEEGMEVLFDLVNKTKASGKATSDIHEVILETSQSALKIENASQMIKNIASQTNLLALNAAIEAARAGEAGRGFAVVADEIRKLAEQSNSFTDEIVSIIQELSGKTEQSVVTIKEVESIISSQAKSVDSTNEKFEGISLAIEGMRTVMEGLNNASHEMAIKKDDIVSIIESLSAISEENAASTEQTSASVEEQTAAIQEIAEASEELALLAESMQKVVSKFELDRGIY encoded by the coding sequence ATGAAAATAAATTTATCGAAACGTATTGCCATATTTGTAGGAAGTCTTGTCATTATTATTTCAATGGTACTGGGCGTGACAGCAATGTCATTTAGTTCAAGCATCGTCATTGAGACGGCTGAAGAATCCATGTTAGAGTATTCAACTGAAGTAGCTGAACATATATCAAGTCTCATCGATACTCGATTGGCTATTCTAAATGAACTATCTTTGAAAGAAAGTATCAACACCATGCAATGGGAAATTCAAAAAGTGGTCTTGATTAAAGATATTAAAAGATTAGGTTATCAAGACATGGGTGTGGTGCTAACAGATGGGACTGCAAGATTTGTACTAAGTGGTGAAACAGTACAATTAGATGACAGAGAGTATGTACAAAAAGCACTCAAAGGTGAGGCTAATGTTTCGGATGTGTTGATTAGCAAGATAACGGGAGAACCCATATTTATTGATGCTGCTCCAATTCGTGTAGATGGAGAAGTAATCGGTATTTTAATAGGCACACGCGATGGGACTTCACTTAGTGAATTAACCGATCAATTAGGCTTTGGTGAGAATGGGTATGCTTTTATCGTAGGCGCAGACAGTACGATGTACGCTCATCCTAATAGAGAATATGTACTTGAACAACGAAGCGCTTTTAAAGACATTGAAACAGATGGCGAATTAAAGGCTTTTGGTCTTGCATTGAATGAACTGGGCATCGGGAATCCTGGGTTAGCAAACTATGAATTATCTGGAACAAGAAGAATTACAGCCATGGCGCCTATACCCCATACGAATTGGATACTCGGAATAGGCAATTACGAAGAAGATTTTCTAAGTAGAACGGTAGAGCTTAGGAATATTATAGTGATCATTTCTGGTATTGTAATCATTATAGGTATAGCAAGCGCTTTGATTATTGGTAGCTTCATTTCAAAACCCATAAAATATTTATCTGGTTATGTGGATCGACTAGCACGTTACGATTTAACAAATGAAGGTGATCAAAGTATTAAAAAACACGCAAAAAGAAGTGATGAGATTGGTGTGATTGCTGTATCTCTTACAGTGATGCGAGATAATTTTATCGAATTGGTTAAAGAGATTCTGGATACTTCAGGGCAAGTTGCTGCGACTTCTGAGGAACTAACATCAACCAGTCAGCAAGTAGCTGTTGCTGCGGATGAAGTTGCAAGAGCGGTTGAAGAGATGGCTGTTGGCGCAACAGATCAAGCAAAAGAAACAGAACACGGAGCAACAAGTGTGAATCAATTAAGTGGTTTAATTGCACAGGATTTACACTTTATCAAAGAGCTAAATAGCGCAGCAAACCAAGTGAATGTGCTTAAAGAAGAAGGCATGGAAGTGTTATTTGATCTTGTCAATAAAACGAAGGCAAGTGGAAAAGCGACAAGCGATATCCATGAAGTTATTCTAGAGACAAGTCAAAGTGCATTAAAAATTGAGAATGCTAGCCAGATGATCAAAAATATTGCAAGTCAAACCAATCTCCTAGCACTTAATGCAGCGATCGAGGCAGCACGAGCTGGTGAAGCAGGAAGAGGTTTTGCAGTCGTAGCCGATGAGATTAGAAAGCTGGCAGAGCAATCCAATAGCTTTACAGATGAAATCGTATCCATCATTCAAGAACTTTCAGGAAAAACAGAACAGTCAGTTGTTACAATCAAAGAAGTAGAAAGTATAATATCCTCTCAAGCTAAAAGTGTTGATAGTACGAATGAAAAGTTCGAAGGTATATCTCTAGCGATAGAAGGCATGAGAACAGTTATGGAGGGATTAAATAACGCCAGTCACGAGATGGCCATCAAGAAGGATGATATTGTAAGTATCATTGAAAGCCTGTCGGCGATTTCCGAGGAAAATGCAGCCAGTACAGAACAAACGTCAGCATCTGTTGAAGAACAAACAGCGGCCATTCAAGAAATCGCTGAAGCCAGTGAAGAATTAGCCTTGTTGGCGGAGTCGATGCAAAAGGTGGTTTCAAAATTCGAACTGGATAGAGGTATATACTAG
- a CDS encoding BMC domain-containing protein, which yields MENFEKQRIIQEYVPGKQVTLAHIIAKPQKSIYIKLGLADEHSDAIGILTITPSEAVIIAADVATKAASVDIGFIDRFSGSLVITGDISSIESALNEILNILTNVLSFTPTTVTKS from the coding sequence ATGGAAAACTTTGAAAAACAAAGAATTATACAAGAGTATGTTCCGGGAAAACAGGTAACACTTGCCCATATCATCGCAAAACCACAAAAGAGCATCTACATAAAATTGGGGCTGGCAGATGAGCATAGCGATGCTATCGGCATCCTTACAATCACGCCCAGTGAAGCGGTGATTATTGCTGCTGATGTTGCAACCAAGGCTGCGAGTGTAGATATTGGCTTTATTGATCGGTTCAGTGGTTCGCTGGTTATTACAGGTGATATTTCCAGTATAGAATCTGCTTTGAATGAAATTCTAAATATATTGACCAATGTGTTGTCATTTACCCCGACAACGGTCACCAAATCATAA
- a CDS encoding EutP/PduV family microcompartment system protein — translation MKKLMLIGAVGSGKTTFVQAMMKASLKYKKTQAMEYYDTIIDTPGEYLESRRYNNALIVASCDCHMVLLFQDASSKNCLFSPNFASVFMKPVIGIVTKIDEEIKDIDYAKDCLTLAGAKKIFEISATKGLGLEELEDFLE, via the coding sequence ATGAAAAAACTGATGTTAATTGGGGCTGTGGGATCGGGTAAAACCACTTTTGTCCAAGCGATGATGAAAGCAAGTCTAAAATATAAGAAAACTCAAGCGATGGAATACTATGATACCATCATTGATACACCAGGTGAGTACTTGGAAAGTCGAAGATATAATAATGCCTTAATTGTTGCATCTTGTGACTGTCATATGGTACTATTATTTCAAGATGCAAGTAGCAAAAACTGTCTATTTTCTCCAAATTTTGCGTCGGTTTTCATGAAACCGGTGATAGGTATCGTTACAAAAATAGATGAAGAAATAAAAGATATAGATTATGCTAAAGACTGTCTTACTTTGGCGGGTGCAAAAAAAATATTTGAAATAAGTGCAACAAAAGGTTTGGGTCTAGAAGAACTAGAAGACTTCCTAGAATAA
- a CDS encoding ANTAR domain-containing response regulator: MKCRIVVTDDELITRMDLSEILKEEGYDVVGQASDGFDAVELCRKLRPDLVLMDVKMPILDGIKASRVIIKEELALSVVLLTAYSGIEFLEQAKEVGVMGYIVKPVSSQNLIPTIEIAVAKGKLIKKIKEDAEKLKDQLEARKSIDRAKGILMDKDKISDNEAYNLIRKLSMEKHASMKNIANAIIMNHVE, from the coding sequence ATGAAGTGCAGAATAGTAGTAACCGACGATGAACTTATTACTAGGATGGACCTCAGCGAGATTCTTAAGGAAGAAGGCTACGATGTAGTAGGACAAGCTTCTGACGGATTCGATGCAGTTGAATTGTGCAGAAAACTCAGACCGGACTTGGTACTTATGGATGTTAAGATGCCCATACTCGATGGCATTAAAGCATCTAGAGTCATTATCAAGGAAGAGCTTGCACTTAGCGTTGTGTTGTTAACAGCCTATAGTGGCATTGAGTTTCTAGAGCAAGCCAAAGAAGTGGGTGTTATGGGCTATATCGTAAAACCTGTTAGCAGCCAGAACCTTATCCCGACTATTGAGATTGCAGTAGCAAAAGGAAAACTCATTAAAAAAATAAAAGAAGACGCTGAAAAGCTTAAAGATCAGCTAGAAGCCAGAAAGTCTATAGATCGTGCAAAAGGCATTCTTATGGATAAAGACAAAATATCAGATAATGAGGCATATAATCTCATTAGAAAGCTAAGTATGGAAAAACACGCTTCTATGAAGAACATTGCAAATGCAATCATTATGAATCATGTAGAATAG